One stretch of Paenibacillus sp. FSL R5-0341 DNA includes these proteins:
- the thiD gene encoding bifunctional hydroxymethylpyrimidine kinase/phosphomethylpyrimidine kinase, giving the protein MSIAQALTIAGSDNGGGAGIQADLKTFQELGVYGMTVITAIAAQNTTGVQGVFPIPYDGIAQQLDSTGEDFQPTATKTGMLYSAEIIRLVAEKWQQYRWSNLVIDPVMVAKGGAPLLQQEAVQALVTELLPHALITTPNIPEAELLTGMAITNLSQREEAARRIVQMGSTYALVKGGHDEGSGMIVDVLYDGQSFHYLENVRVVTRHTHGTGCTYSAAITAELAKGSPVLAAVTTARAFIQAAIEDELGIGAGHGPTNHFAYQRRQRGEQ; this is encoded by the coding sequence ATGAGCATTGCTCAAGCGCTAACCATTGCAGGCTCCGATAACGGGGGCGGCGCAGGAATTCAGGCCGATCTGAAAACATTCCAAGAGCTTGGGGTATACGGCATGACCGTTATCACCGCTATTGCTGCCCAAAATACAACAGGTGTGCAGGGCGTTTTTCCCATCCCTTACGATGGCATTGCCCAGCAATTGGACTCGACCGGCGAGGACTTTCAACCAACCGCAACGAAGACCGGCATGTTATATAGTGCCGAGATTATTAGGCTAGTTGCTGAGAAATGGCAGCAATATCGTTGGTCTAATCTGGTCATCGACCCCGTGATGGTCGCCAAAGGCGGCGCCCCCCTGCTCCAGCAGGAAGCGGTACAGGCGCTGGTTACGGAGCTATTGCCCCATGCCCTGATCACAACACCTAATATTCCTGAAGCGGAACTGCTTACTGGGATGGCCATTACGAATCTGAGTCAGCGAGAAGAAGCCGCAAGACGAATTGTACAGATGGGCTCGACGTATGCTTTGGTCAAAGGTGGTCATGATGAAGGAAGTGGCATGATCGTGGATGTGCTCTACGATGGGCAGTCTTTTCATTATCTGGAGAATGTTCGTGTGGTAACACGTCATACACACGGAACAGGATGCACATACTCTGCTGCGATCACCGCAGAGTTAGCCAAGGGTTCACCTGTTCTGGCTGCCGTTACGACCGCGCGAGCATTCATTCAGGCAGCCATCGAAGATGAGCTGGGGATTGGGGCCGGACATGGGCCAACGAATCATTTTGCGTATCAGCGCAGACAGCGGGGTGAGCAGTGA
- the thiM gene encoding hydroxyethylthiazole kinase has product MSYLERVRTQNPLVHNITNLVVAPFTANGLLALGASPFMAYAHEEVADVAKMSGAVVLNIGTLDDKVVQAIQLAGQSANTHHVPVVLDPVGAGATTYRTETVQMLVRELRLTVLRGNVAEVANVIGESWNIKGVDAGSGEGDRIGIAERAAQQLGCVVVITGKEDIITDGQSTFLTSNGHALLTQVTGAGCLLSSVIGAFTAIAESEADLLGSVVEALAFYGVAAELAAERTAHQGPGSFQIELLNQLAQVTPDLLAEHAQIRQIRGGAV; this is encoded by the coding sequence ATGTCTTATCTGGAACGTGTTCGTACGCAAAATCCGCTGGTACACAACATCACCAACCTTGTCGTGGCTCCCTTCACAGCCAATGGCCTGCTTGCACTAGGTGCGTCCCCTTTTATGGCCTATGCTCATGAAGAGGTCGCTGATGTTGCCAAGATGTCAGGAGCTGTAGTACTCAACATCGGTACACTCGATGACAAAGTCGTTCAGGCGATCCAACTTGCAGGTCAATCGGCTAATACACATCATGTACCTGTGGTGCTTGATCCCGTCGGCGCAGGGGCAACCACCTATCGCACGGAAACCGTGCAGATGCTCGTTCGTGAGCTTCGCCTCACGGTGCTGCGCGGCAATGTGGCGGAAGTCGCCAATGTCATCGGTGAGAGCTGGAATATCAAAGGTGTAGACGCAGGATCAGGTGAAGGTGACCGGATTGGAATTGCTGAGCGGGCAGCACAACAACTCGGCTGTGTCGTGGTCATTACGGGAAAAGAAGATATCATTACCGATGGACAATCCACATTCCTCACAAGTAATGGACATGCCCTCCTCACTCAGGTCACGGGTGCAGGTTGTCTGCTCAGTTCGGTGATTGGCGCTTTTACAGCCATAGCGGAATCAGAAGCCGATCTTCTAGGCAGTGTTGTTGAAGCGCTCGCGTTTTATGGTGTAGCAGCTGAACTGGCGGCAGAGCGAACGGCTCATCAGGGACCGGGTAGCTTCCAGATTGAGTTGTTGAATCAACTGGCACAAGTGACACCCGACCTCTTGGCGGAGCACGCACAGATCCGTCAGATCCGTGGAGGTGCAGTATGA
- a CDS encoding ABC transporter substrate-binding protein encodes MNNKGIYSLLPIMLISLFLIVSGCSTTNTSQNTPTTDSATNEQQTDKSATEPASDAIDKLSIMLDWYPNAVHSFIYVAQEKGYFADQGLDVEIQMPADTNDSLKLVAAGKIDLALSYQPQILLARGENIPVRSIAAVVRHPLVHLLTEANGNVNSPKDLEGKTVGYSSIPLYEAMVRTMISNNGGNPDNINLVDVGFDLIPSLASGQADAIMGGFINHEQLILEKEGHAMESINPVDYGVPDYYELVLTASEAGIEAKKDQLTRFVKAIQEGQKYVTEHSEEALNILLAHENETSPLDPEIETKSLAMLLPLMNEEGQPFGQQEMASWENVRAWLVATELIPASVKAEDAFINLQGEQRK; translated from the coding sequence ATGAATAACAAAGGCATCTACTCCCTGCTTCCCATCATGCTCATTAGCCTTTTCCTGATCGTTAGCGGATGCAGCACCACGAATACTAGCCAAAATACGCCAACAACAGATTCTGCAACCAACGAACAACAAACTGACAAGTCTGCAACCGAACCAGCATCAGACGCCATAGATAAACTGTCTATCATGCTCGACTGGTACCCGAACGCAGTACACTCCTTCATCTATGTTGCTCAGGAAAAAGGATACTTTGCAGACCAAGGTCTGGATGTCGAAATTCAGATGCCTGCGGATACCAATGATTCACTCAAACTTGTTGCTGCCGGGAAAATTGATCTGGCTCTGAGCTACCAACCCCAAATATTGCTCGCACGTGGTGAGAACATTCCTGTACGTTCCATTGCTGCTGTTGTTCGCCACCCGCTTGTGCATCTGTTGACCGAAGCGAATGGCAACGTGAACTCCCCCAAGGATCTTGAAGGAAAAACTGTCGGTTATTCTTCGATTCCGCTGTATGAGGCGATGGTACGCACGATGATCAGCAATAATGGCGGCAATCCCGACAACATAAATCTGGTCGACGTTGGGTTCGATCTGATTCCTTCGCTGGCTTCCGGACAGGCGGATGCGATTATGGGTGGTTTTATTAACCATGAACAATTGATTTTGGAGAAAGAAGGACATGCCATGGAATCAATTAACCCCGTTGATTATGGTGTGCCCGATTATTATGAATTGGTCCTGACCGCAAGTGAAGCTGGCATTGAAGCAAAAAAAGATCAGCTTACCCGGTTCGTCAAAGCGATCCAGGAAGGACAGAAATATGTAACGGAGCATTCAGAAGAAGCCTTGAATATTCTGCTCGCTCATGAGAATGAAACGTCTCCGCTTGACCCGGAGATCGAAACCAAAAGCCTGGCGATGCTACTACCACTCATGAATGAAGAAGGTCAACCGTTTGGTCAGCAGGAAATGGCGTCGTGGGAAAATGTACGTGCATGGCTCGTAGCAACTGAATTGATTCCTGCATCGGTGAAAGCCGAGGATGCTTTTATTAATCTGCAAGGAGAGCAACGTAAATAA
- a CDS encoding ABC transporter permease produces MRSDRGKVSVRTWCSKWMSKWFSQYGLFILLMLSLLAIWETIVRMGWVPSFIIPAPTAIAGSLVEHRHLLLTIHLPATFMEVLVGFGLSIMTGIMLATGMHMNRSIEKALYPFIVISQTIPLIALSPVFILWFGYTLWSKVAVVFLIAFFPIVVSTYDGLRQGDPEQRELLLTMGASKWDIFRKLQVPLALPSFFSGLKMSVVYCVVGATIGEWLGGSKGLGYFSRRMSSNMNTDAMFAAIVLLSLLGIVLFVLIAWIEKRFSILRHESKRKVG; encoded by the coding sequence ATGCGAAGCGATAGAGGTAAGGTCAGCGTCCGGACGTGGTGCTCGAAGTGGATGTCGAAGTGGTTTTCCCAATATGGTTTGTTTATTCTGCTCATGCTCTCTTTACTGGCGATATGGGAAACGATTGTGCGTATGGGATGGGTGCCCTCCTTCATCATTCCTGCACCAACGGCCATCGCAGGTTCACTCGTTGAGCATCGTCATCTGCTGCTGACCATACATCTGCCTGCTACCTTTATGGAGGTTCTTGTTGGTTTTGGCTTGTCCATAATGACCGGTATTATGCTAGCGACAGGCATGCATATGAACCGATCGATTGAAAAGGCCTTGTATCCCTTCATTGTGATCAGTCAGACGATCCCGCTGATTGCTCTGTCCCCGGTATTTATCCTGTGGTTTGGTTACACGCTGTGGAGCAAAGTCGCCGTGGTGTTCCTGATCGCGTTCTTCCCCATTGTGGTCAGTACCTACGACGGACTCCGCCAAGGCGATCCGGAGCAGCGTGAACTGCTACTCACCATGGGTGCCAGCAAGTGGGATATTTTTCGCAAACTCCAGGTTCCGCTGGCACTCCCTTCTTTTTTCTCGGGGCTAAAGATGTCTGTGGTGTACTGCGTGGTTGGTGCAACGATTGGGGAATGGCTTGGTGGCAGCAAAGGTCTCGGATACTTCAGCCGCCGCATGTCCAGCAACATGAACACGGATGCGATGTTTGCCGCTATTGTGCTGTTATCCCTGCTGGGAATCGTTTTGTTTGTATTAATTGCCTGGATAGAGAAACGGTTTAGCATACTGCGTCATGAAAGTAAAAGAAAAGTTGGATAA
- a CDS encoding ABC transporter ATP-binding protein, with amino-acid sequence MTNHVTIENVSFAFPEKKDLPVLANVSLQVQQGEFVSLIGSSGSGKSTLFKLLAGLYEPTVGTIDIADVPQGQRLGRVAYMPQKDLLLSWRTVMENCMLPAELAPGRQDKDKLRADIIAGLAKFGLSGYEQAYPDELSGGMRQRVALLRTLLTGGQLMLLDEPFGALDALTKREMHRWLLELWEDFGQTVLFITHDIEEALLLSDRIILLTPEGQGQQLRETMVPLPRPRYSDMIYEPALVQMRRQLEEQLHAKR; translated from the coding sequence ATGACCAACCATGTAACCATTGAGAACGTTAGCTTCGCTTTTCCTGAAAAAAAGGATTTACCCGTACTCGCCAATGTGTCGCTTCAGGTTCAACAAGGAGAATTTGTCTCGCTCATCGGCTCCAGCGGATCAGGTAAAAGCACACTCTTCAAGCTGCTCGCAGGCTTGTATGAGCCAACCGTCGGCACCATCGATATTGCTGATGTACCGCAAGGACAACGGCTCGGACGAGTCGCCTATATGCCGCAGAAAGATCTGCTGTTATCCTGGCGTACCGTCATGGAGAACTGCATGCTGCCTGCCGAGCTTGCACCAGGCCGTCAGGACAAGGACAAACTACGAGCCGATATCATCGCGGGATTGGCAAAGTTCGGCTTGTCCGGTTATGAGCAGGCCTATCCGGATGAGTTATCCGGCGGCATGCGGCAGCGGGTGGCACTGCTGCGTACCTTGCTTACAGGCGGGCAGCTCATGTTGCTGGATGAACCCTTCGGTGCACTCGACGCTTTAACCAAACGAGAAATGCATCGCTGGTTGTTGGAGCTGTGGGAGGACTTTGGACAAACCGTGCTGTTCATTACACATGACATTGAAGAAGCCCTGCTGTTAAGTGATCGTATCATTCTATTAACTCCAGAGGGGCAAGGTCAGCAGTTGAGGGAAACGATGGTTCCTTTGCCACGCCCAAGGTATTCGGACATGATCTACGAACCGGCTCTTGTGCAGATGAGACGACAACTGGAGGAACAATTACATGCGAAGCGATAG